Below is a genomic region from Burkholderia pyrrocinia.
GGCGACGGCGTGAATCTGTTTACCGCCGACGGCCAGCCCATCGGCACGCTGCCGACTCCGCGAGTGGCCGGCGAGGACGTTCCTGGCGGCGGCGCAATCATGCGCCCGGTGCTGGCCGATATTCTCGCCAAGGCCACACGTGCCGCGGGCGTGCGCGTGCAGCTCGGCTGTACCTTCTCGGGGATCGAGCCGCGCGGCGAACAGGTGGACGTGGTGTTCACGAACGGCACGCACGGTACCTACGACCTCGTGGTCGGAGCGGACGGCCTCTACTCGAAAGTGCGCGGCATTGCGTTTCCCGATGCGCCGAAGCCCCGCTATACGGGCCAGGGCGTATGGCGTGCCGTGGTGCCGCGACCGGCGGAGATCGCTTGCGCGACGATGTGGTTGGGGCCCCGGATCAAGGCGGGCGTCAATCCGGTCTCCCGGGACGAAATGTACGTCTTCGTCACCGAGGACAGGCCGACCAACGACTACATCGATCCTGGCGAATGGCCGCGCATGCTGTCCGAGTTGCTCGCATCGTTCGACGTGCCGCTGATCAAGTCCATCCGCGCGCAGATCGGCACCGAATCACGCGTCAACTACCGTCCGCTGGAAAGCCTGCTGCTGCCGACGCCCTGGTTCAGCGGGCGGGTGGTGCTCGTCGGCGACGCGGTGCACGCCACCACGCCGCATATGGCGGCGGGCGCGGGTATCGGCATCGAGGATGCGATCGTGCTGGCCGAAGAGCTGGGGCGCGGCGTGACGGTGGACGCTGCGTTGCACGCATTTCAGGCGCGCCGCTGGGAGCGCTGCCGCATGGTAGTGGAAAACTCGGGGCGCCTTGGCGAGATCGAAATCGTCGGCGGCGACCGAGACGAGCACCGGCGCATCATGCACGAGACGCACATGAATCTCGCGCGGCCGATCTGACGCAGGGGAGGCAAGATGGAAACGAACCTTTCCCCCCCGACGCCGGCGCGTGTCGACCTGTCGGCATCGACCGACACGGCGCGGCTTGGCACGTTCGGCACCGTTGCGTTGATGATCGCGCATTGCGCCGGCATGGTCGATCTGGTGGCCTTGCCGGTCTGGGTCGGCACGTTGATCGGTGCGTATCGGCTCGATCCACAGCGGGCGGGTCTGCTCGCCACGCTGTTCCTGGCCGGTGCCGTGCTGAGCAGCGTCTTTTTCTCTCCGCGCTTGAATCGGCTGCCGGCGCGCGTGATGTCGACCGTCGGCTTCGGCATCGCGGCGGGCGCGTTTCTCGGCATCGCGTTCGTGCCGGTTGATCGTTATCTGATGATGGCGGCCCTGCATGCCGTCGCGGGCGTCGCCGTCGGATGCGGCCTGAGCTTCACGCACGGCACCGTCGGGCGCAGCCGCAATCCGCATCGTCTGTTCGCGATCTCCGGCCTCGCGCTCGGTGTTTTCGCGATCGCGTTTCTCGGTGCCGTGCCGGGACTGATCGCAACGCACGGCGGTCCGACGCTGTTTCGCGTTTTTGCGGGCGTGATGGGCGTCGCCACGCTCGCATGTGCGCTCGCGTTTCCGTCGATTCAGGCGCGCCGCAACGCGGCGACCGGCGACGAGCGTCGTTTCGAGCGTGTCGTCTGGTTCGGCATGGCGGGCGTCGGCTGCATGGCGTTGACGCAGTCGATGCTGTTCAGCTTTGTCCAGCGTATCGGCCTCGATCGCGGATTCGGTTTGAGTGCCGTGATCGCGACGCTGATCGCGCTCGGCTTCGTCAACCTGTTTCCCGCTCCCGTCGCGGGGCTGCTCGAAACGCGCGTGCCGGGCCGCAAGGTCGTGCAGGCCGGCCCCGTCGTACAGGCCGTGCTCGCGCTGGTCATCACGCAAAGTACGGCGTTCGCGCCGTACGCGGCGGCCACCTCGGTCTTTGCCGCCGTAATGATCTTCACCCACACCTTCGCGTTCGGCATGCTCGCGCGCATCGACCGCACCGGCCGCGCCGTTGCCGCGACGCCGGCCATGCTGATGACGGGCGCCGCCATCGGGCCGGTGCTCGGCGGCACGCTCGTCAAGGTGTCCGGCTACGGCAGCCTCGGGATCGCCGCAGTGCTGATCGCTGCCGCTGCGGCGATCTGCTTCTCGCGGCTCGACCGCCGACCCCCATCTCCTGGAGTCTGAACATGAAACCTGTTCGACGGTTTGTCGATCTGTCCATCTATCTCGAGAACGACGTTCTCTCCGATCCGCCGCCGCTCGCGCCCAGGATCAGCTACCAGAAGCACGGCGACACGCTGCCCGAATTCATGGCGATGCTGCCGGGTACCAAACCCGAGGACTATCCCGACGGTGAAGCCGCCGCCGCGGAGTGGGTCACGCTGACGACCCACAGTGGCACCCATCTCGACGCGCCCTGGCATTTCCATTCGACGATGGATGCGAGCCTGGGCGAGGCTCGGCCTTCCATCACGATCGATCAGGTGCCGCTGGAATGGTGCTTCCAGCCGGGCGTGAAGCTCGATTTTCGGCACTTTCCGGACGGCTACGTCGCGACGGCGGCCGACGTCGAGGCCGAACTGACGCGCATCGGCCATGAACTGCAGCCGCTCGATATCGTCGTCGTGAACACGCGGGCCGGATCGCGCTACGGGCATGACGACTACGTCAATGCGGGCTGCGGCATGGGTTACGAAGCAACCATGTACCTGTTGGAGCGTGGCGTATGCCTGACCGGCACCGATGCATGGAGCTGGGATGCGCCGTTCTCCCATACCGCGAAGAAGATCGCGGAAACAGGCGATACGTCGCTGATCTGGGAAGGGCACAAGGCGGGGCGCGATATCGGCTATTGCCATCTGGAGAAGCTGCACAACCTGACAGCCTTGCCGGCGACCGGCTTCACGATCAGCTGCTTCCCGCACAAGATTCGCGGCGCGTCGGCCGGGTGGACGCGTGCCGTTGCGATTTTCGACGACACCGACGTGGAGGCAGAAGCATGAACTTTCCAGTGATTCGGCGCGTGGTGACCGGACACGATGCCGACGGCCGCGCCGTCGTCGCATCCGACGGTCCTCTGCCGACCGTGGTGGAAATCGCCGCGATTCCCGGCACCGTATTCCACGAAGTGTGGAGCACGTCGTCGAGCCCTGCGAGGGTGGACAACGGCGCCGATCCCACGCTTGACGCGCTCATGCTGCCGCCGCCGACGCACGGCACCCGTATGCGCTTCGTCGACATTCCGCCCGACACGCCGGAATTTCTTGCGCATGGGGCGGTGAAAATGCACGATGCGTTCAGCCAGATCGGTGACGCCGCAGCGTCGACGGTGAAAGCCGGGTCGCCGCATCCGCTGATGCATCGCACCGAGTCGATCGACTACGGCGTGGTGATCGAAGGCGAAATGACCTTGATCCTCGACGATGCAGAAGTCGCACTGGCGCCGGGTAGCGTGGTGATTCAGCGCGGGACCAATCATGCCTGGGCGAATCGCTCGGGCCGTCCATGCCGGATGCTGTTCGTTCTGATCGACGGCGCCTACGATCCGGCGATTGCCGCCGTGCTCGATACGCCGGCACACGGAGGCGCGCGATGAAATTCGCCACCTTGCCCGACGGCGGCGCCGATGGCCGCTTGCTGCTCGTGTCGCGCGACCTGCGCCATGCCGTCGAGGCCGCGCCGATCGCCACGACGCTGCTTGATGTGCTTGAGCGCTGGGACGCGCTCGCGCCCGGCTTGCAGGCGCGTTACAACGCATTAAACGCCGGCAGCGTGCCCGAGGCGCGTCCGTTCCATCCGGCCGCCTGCGCTGCGCCCTTGCCGCGCAGTCCGCAGTGGTGCGACGGCTCGGCGTTTCTGAATCACGGCCGCCTGATGGAGCAGGCGTTCAATACTCCGCCGATTCCCGAGTTCGATACGGTGCCGGTCATGTATCAGGGCGCTAGCGACGACTTCCTCGGTCCGGCCAGCGACGTGCCCTTGCCTGAAGAGGCCGACTGCATCGATTTCGAAGGCGAATTCGGTGTGGTGGTGGGGCACGTGCCGATGGGCGTATCGGCCGCCGGTGCGCTGCGCTGCATCCGTCTGATCGTACAGCTCAACGACTGGAGCCTGCGGGCGTTCGGCCCGCGCGAAATGAAAACGGGCTTTGGTTTCCTGCAGGCCAAGCCCTCTACGAGCTTTGCACCGGTCGCCGTCACCCCCGACGAACTCGGCGAGCACTGGCGCGACGGCCGCGTGCATCTGAGCCTGCACGTCGAATGGAACGACCGCTGGTTCGGTCACCCGCATGGACGCGAGATGAACTTCGGCTTCGGTGAACTGATCGCGCATGCGGCCCGCACGCGCCGCCTGTCGGCGGGGACGATCGTCGGGTCAGGGACGGTGTCGAATGCCGATCGCGACGCGGGCTCGGCGTGCCTCGCCGAGCGCCGCGTGATCGAAATGATCGACGAAGGGGGCGCACGCACGCGGTTCATGCGCTTTGGCGACCGGATCAGGATGACGGCGCGCGATGACGCCGGCAACGCCCCATTCGGCACGATCGACCAGCGGGTTGTGCGTGCGCCATGCGCCAACGACGGGGAGGCTCGGCCATGAGAGTACTGGTGACCGGGGCGGGCGGATTTGTCGGAACGGCATTGGTCGAACGGCTGCTGCACGACGGTATCGTGGAGCCTGGCGACGTGTCGGAATTGCTGTTGGTCGACCGGCAAGCGGGATGCCCGTACGACGATGCCCGAATCACGGCGCTGGTCGGCGATTTCAGCAGCCCGGAGATTCTCGATCCGCAGTTGTCGAAACCCGTCGACGTCGTCTTTCATCTGGCGAGCATGCCCGGCTCGCAGGCGGAGGCCGAACCGGCCGAGGGTGACCGGGTGAATCTGTCGGGCATGCTGACGCTGTTCGACCGCCTGGCGAAGCAGGCGACGGAGCAGGGGAGTGCGGCGCGCGTCGTCTATGCCAGCAGCGTTGCGGCGCTGGGCGAGTCGTTACCCCCGGCCGTGGACGAGCACACCGTGCCGCGCCCGACCATGAGCTACGGCGTGCACAAGCTGGTGGGCGAGCTGATCCTTGCCGACTGGACGCGCCGCGGCAAGCTGGATGGTCGTGCGTTACGCCTGCCGGGCATCGTGGCTCGTCCGGCGCTGTCCGCGGGACATGGATCCGCGTTCATGAGCCAGATCTTCCGCGCGGCGCAGCGCGGCCAGTCCTATACGTGTCCCGTTTCGCCTTCGGCCACCGTATGGTGGATGTCGCGCAGATGCTGCGTCGATAACCTGCTGCACGCCGCACGCCTATCCGCAGAGGGTTTGCACGCGGGCCGAGTCTGGACGCCCCCGGTGCTGCATCTGTCGGTTCAAGAGATCGTCGATGCGTTGGTCCGGCGATTCGGCGCGTTCGACATCGATTACGCTCCGGTGGGACGGATCGAGCGGCTTTTCGGACGACAACCGCCGCTGACTGATCGCCGTGCCATCGAGGCGGGATTTCAGCACGACGGTACGATCGATGCGCTTGTCACGCACGCGCTTGAGTTAGAGCCCAGTTGAGTTGAGCGGGCGCAGCGCGGTCGCATCGGGAATCGTCGTGCGAACACGCTTACGCTTCGAAGCCGAACTGTTCAATCTGCGTGCTGCCAATGCCACGCTGCTTCGCACGGCTTCCAATCGTTGGGGAAATCGATAACTCACGCCGTCAAGACGGTATCGGCTGTAAGCCTACGAGTCATCGTCGGTAGCTCGCCGAGATCCGACAGTTCATTACAGTAGCGAAACCATTCGTCGCGACACGAATCCGTCCTTCCCGGATATCGTTAGGACTCGATTTTACATAATTAACACTGACGTCGGAAAGTCAGTAGTAGCTATAGGGAATTCCAAGCTTGGCACGCGTGCGCTCCTCGTCAGGTGTGTACCGCTGAATTGCACGAGCGGGCGCTGGAGTACGGAAGCGCCGACTTGATGCCGTCCAAATCGTCGACACGCTGCTCCAGCGCGCAGCCACTGGTGAGTGCAAGACGATGTCCTGTCGCGTGATCGTGCCCAGTTTCGACTCTGCCGCATACATAACCTTAGGTTGTTTGAGCGTATGCGATTGAAAGTTATTCGTCAGTATATGGGTATGGATGGACAGATAAATAACATTATCAGTCCATCATCATTTTTTCTATAAACTGGCGAACATGAAAACGCGTGAGACCCGATCCTTGGCTTTCCCTGACGACGCCGAACTGGCCGCGTTGCGTGCGTGGTATGCCGGGCTTGACGCTCGAGCGGCCGTGAGGCGCTATCTGGGAGACCGAAAGGCGCCAGGGGCCTCTGCGCGCGGTGTGCTGGGTCGCATCCGGCGTACCCTGATAGCGTTCGCGACTAGCCGCCACCGGGCCGATCTGGCCGAAATATTCGGTGCGCGGTCGCCCGCGTCGGCCGACACCGTCGCGCGCGCGATCGAGACGCTGCGCAGTCTACCGATACTGGCGCCGAACATCGCCGACGCCATCGACCAATGGTTGCCCGCGCGCGTGGTTGCCGCGCTGCAGGCGCACGGCATCCGGACGTTGGCTGATCTGACCGTGCGGATTCCGCGCCGACGCCGGTGGTGGGCCGCGATCGACGGCCTTGGTGTAGCAGGTGCGCGCCGTGTGGAGGCGTTTTTTGCCTCCCACCCGGCGTTGACCGAACGCGCGCGGGCCTTAATTGCTGCCGCGCCCGGTGCAGACGTCGTGCCGTGGGAGCAGTTGCGCGTGCCGCACGACGTGGACGGCTCGCACGGACAGTTTCGGGCGCCGCAGACCGCCTGCTTGCTGAACGCGTCTAATGATTACGAGGCGATTCAGTCTTGGCTGTCGCTGCACGAGTCGGCTGCCACGCAGCGCGCCTACCGAAAGGAAGCGGAGCGACTGATCCTGTGGGCGATCGTCGAGCGCGGCCGAGCGTTATCGTCGCTTGCCACCGACGACGCGATTGCGTATCGAACATTCCTGCGTCGACCGACGCCGCGCGACCGCTGGGTTGGGCCGTCACGACCGCGGCATAGTGCCGAATGGCGGCCGTTCACAGGCGCGCTTTCTGCCCGATCCGCGGCATACGCGCTGAACGTCCTGTCGGCGCTGTTCCGCTGGCTGATCGAGCAGCGCTACGTGCTCGCGAATCCATTCGCCGGCGTAAAGGTCAAGAACCAGGCGCAGCGCACTGGCCTGGACGTGTCGCGTGGCTTCTCCGAGGGCGAGTGGCTGCTGATCCGTGCGCTAGCCGACGGCCTCGAGTGGTCCTATGGGTGGAGCGTGCCGGCTGCGCAGCGCTTGCGGTTTCTACTGGACTTTGGCTATGCAACTGGCCTGCGTGCCAGCGAGCTGGTCGGCGCGACGCTCGCCGACATTCGTCGGGATGAGCACGGTGATCACTGGCTGCATGTGCTCGGCAAGGGCGGCAAGCACGGGAAAGTGACGTTGCCAGCGCTAGCGCGGATGGCGCTCGACCAGTACCTCGTGCAGCGTGGCCTGCCGGTCACGCCTATGCACTGGAACCCGGCGACGCCGCTCGTCGCGAGTCTCGACGAGGACGGCGCGGGCATCGAAAGCACTCGGCTGTGGCGCGTGCTGAGGCGGTTCTTCCTGGTGGCGGCGGACGCGATTCGGGAAGAGCGGCCTGCGACGGCGGATAAACTGCACCGTGCGAGCCCGCACTGGATGCGGCACACGCATGCATCGCATGCGCTGGCGCGGGGCGCCGAGCTGATCATGGTGCGCGATAACCTGCGGCACGCGTCGATCTCGACGACGTCAACCTATCTGCACAGCGACGAAGTGCAGCGCGCTCGGCAGTTCGATCAGGCTTTTGCCGCCCGGAAATAGAGATGACGCGATGAACGAAGGCAAGTCGTTACATGTGAGATGGGAAACTTTCACGCGTGAAGAACTGCGCGCCGAACTCGCCCGTCTGCAGGCCGAAAACACCCGGCTCACCGCCCTGATGCCCGCGGCTGTGCCGTTGCGTCACAAGCCGGCCGATGCCAGGAGTTCGGACGGCAGGCAGGAAAGTGCTCGCGAAATTCTCACTAGATTGAGCAACGTGACGTTTCGCTCGCCCCGCTCGATCTTGCCCATGTGGCTTCTGTCGATATTTGCGAGGTGGGCAAGCGACTCTTGAGAGATATCTAGTTCCAGCCGGCGTGCACGAATCGTCCCCCCAACTTGCTTGAGGTGCGCCTGCGCGTCGTTTCGACCTGATACCCTTTCCATGGCGACATGGTCGAGGTATCATCACCTCTGTGGCCACGGCATTTACGACCCATTTTGGCTGTGGATTGACGGATACTGCGGGGCGATGCAAGGGTGGCAGTCTTCGCATCGCCGTCCGGCAACGATGAAGCGAGGAGCGGCAATGCATGTTGACGGCGCGCTGTCGGATGTGCGATCGGTGGTCGGCGATGTCGTTAACGGACTTGCCGGTATCTCGGAGATGCTGGCGCAGTGCGATGCTGGAAATGTCGACGTGTCGCGTGGACACCTCGAACTGATCGAGCGTACGTTATTGAGCGGATCTGTCGATGTTTGGTATCGAGGTCAGTATGTGTCGATACCGTTTCGTCGTCTTTCCGAATGGTTCAGAGACCCTGTCGCGCTCGGCGCGATGCGCTATCAGGTTACCGAGGCGGCGTTTCGGCGCTGGATCGACTGCGAGCACGAACATGGGGCGGGGCGGATATTTTTGTTATGCCGTCACGCCGGCTGCAAGCAGCGTCGCATGCTGACCTTTTATAATCCGGTCGAAATGGAGCAGATGGAACGCCGCGTCGCGTCGGAGACTTGGTATTGTCACCATCATCGGCTGTTGGCTTGGGAATCGACAGGGGCCTTGAGCGACGATCATTTGGCCCTGTTAATGCGTGTACATAGCGATGCGGGTCGCAGTCGGGAACAACTGAAAAGCCTGAAGCGAGATACGGATTTTCTGACATCGATTGGGCTCTTGGCTTCGGTTGCTCCGGTCCGCGGTACGCGAAGGGTCTACGCATTCCACCTGACTCCGCTGGGCGAGAGTGTCGTTTGTGCGCGGGAACGGTGATCCACGGAAGACGTTGATGCACGCTGACTCCACAGGTGGCTCTAGGCGGACGGGCAAATTTCGGGAGCATCTTCGCGTTCTGAGGGCGGCAGCAGCGATTTCTGGAGATCGCCAAATAGCACTTGGCTGGTATCAAAATGAGCCACTGTCCGCATTCGATGGCAGAACCGCCAAAAGGCTGGTGGCGGAGGGCCGAGCAGATGCGATCATGAGATACCTTGATTCGATCGCGACTGGATGGGCTGCATAACCGTATGCGGGATCCCCGCGGGCGTAATACGAAATAGATAAGAAAAATTTGGAATCGTCCTGTTGCGGGCACGGCAAACAGGGTGCGGAGCATGGTGGTCCGAGGGTTATCCCGCACCATGCTCTGCCCCACCTCTTCGTCGGCATGGCGATTGATTGAGCCCGGCATACGTTCCAAGGGACGAGAAGAGCAATCGCCAGAAATAGAGATGGGATTTGCCGATGCGGCGCGATCCCGACTCCGCGTAATGTCCGCTCATGGACGGCACTGGATCCTGTTTAATCTCCGTATAGTCTGTGTAACTTTAGTTCCGGTCGTGCAGAAGTGGGGCATCTTTAGTACCAGACGGCGGGAAAAGGGCAACTTTAGTTCGAGATCCCCTTGGGCATTGGTTTTCCGCGCCCCACTAACCAATCCAAACATTGAGAAACGCGTTGACGCAGGATTGTCGGCACCCGACGCATGGCTGCAATCCCCGACACTTTCGTGACGGATATGGCCGAGAATGGCCCGGGAGGCGGGCCCCCGCAACAGCGAAGCGCGAAAACAAGAAATTTGCACCATCTGTGCTTGCTGTAAGGTTGCGCCGAAATTGGTCGAAAGACGAGCAACTTTAGTTCGTCGCGCTGTCGACGCACCGCTTTTCCCGCGCGCTTGCCTCCGTGAAATTGTCGTGCTAATTTTTCATGAAATTTCATGGCGTAAATTTCACGGGAGTCCGCATGTTCGTGCAGTCCGACCGTCACGTCGCAAGCTACTACGCCAGCACCTACCCGGCGCCGATCCCGCATCGTCCAGAACTGGACGAGCGCATCGACGCCGACGTGCTGGTTGTCGGCGCGGGCTTCAGCGGGCTGCATACGGCATTGCGCCTCGCGCTCGCCGGCAAGCGCGTCGTCGTGCTGGAGGCGAGCCGCGTCGCGTGGGCAGCGTCGGGCCGCAACGGCGGGCAGGCGCTGCTCGGCTGGTCGTGCGACATGCAGCCGCTCGAGGATTCGCTCGGCCGCGACGGCGCGCGCCTGCTGTGGGACAGCATGCGCTGGGCCGCCGCCGAGGTGCGCGAACTGCCGGAGCGGCACGGTTTCGACATCGACTACCGGCCCGGCAGCCTGTGGGCCGCGGTGCGGCCGCACCGCGTCGCGATGCTCGCGCAGGCCCGCGACGAGGCGGCCGAGCGCTGGGGCTATGACCGGCTGCGCGTGATCGGGCGTGACGAGATGCCCGAATGGATCGGCGGCACGCGCTATCTCGCGGCGCTCCACGATCCGGAGGCCGGCCACCTGAATCCGCTGAAGCTCGCGCTCGGCCTCGCGCAGACGATCGAGCGCGCGGGCGGCCGCATCTTCGAGCAGAGCCGCGTGCTCGACTGTCGCGAAACGCCCGGCGGCCACATCGCCCGCACGGCGCGCGGCGAAGTGCGCGCGGACGTGCTGGTGCTCGCGTGCAGCGCGTACGTCGACCGGCTCGATCGCGACCTGGCGCGCCGGCTGCTGCCGGTCGGCACGTACCAGGTTGCGACCGCGCCGCTCGCGCCCGACGTCGCGCGTTCGCTGCTGCCGCAGAACAGTTGCGTGATCGACAACCAGTTCGTGCCCGACTACTTCCGGTTGAGCCCCGACCACCGGCTGCTGTTCGGCGGCGGCTGCACGTATCTCGGCGGCATTCCGGCCGATATCGCGGCGGCGACGCGCCCGCACCTCGAGCGCGTGTTCCCGCAACTGGCCGGCGTGCCGCTCGATTACGCATGGGGCGGCCATATCGACATCAGCATGCGCCGCACGCCGGACATCGGCCGCCACGGGCAGCGTTTCTGGCTGCAGGGCTTCTCGGGGCACGGCGTGCTGCCGACGCTCGCGGGTGCGCGCGCGGTCGCCGATGCCGTGCTCGGCGACGAGCGCCTGCTCGCGCAGTACCAGCGCATCCGCAATCCGCGCTTCCCCGGCGGCGACCGGCTCGCCGCGCCGCTGGAAGCGATCGGCAAGGCCTGGTACCGTTTGCGCGACACCGTTTGACCGTATCGGAACCCATCATGAACGAACAGGAAGAGATAGAAAGTCTGGCGATCCTGATCCGCGACCTGCGCAAGCATCGCAAGGTCACGCTGAACGACCTCGCCGAGCGGATCGGCCGCTCGGTCGGCTTTCTGTCGCAGGTCGAACGCGGGCTGTCGCGCCCGACGGTCGCGGATCTGACCGCGATCGGCGAGGCGCTCGGCGTGCCGACCACGTATTTCTACAGCCTGAGCAAGCCGCGCAGCGTGCCGTGGGTCACGCGGCCCGACGAGCGGCGCACCGTGTATTACGCGGCCGGCATTACCGACATCCTCGTGTCGCCGAACATGCGCTCGCGCTTCTCGATCCTCGAAAGCCATCTCGCGCCGGGCGCGAGCAGCGGCGAGCGGCCCGTCGACGACAGCGACGAGCAGGGCGGTTTCGTGCTCGAAGGAGAACTGACGATCTGGATCGACGGCGACGACACGCCCGTCACGCTCGGCCCGAACGATGCGTTCCAGCTTCCCGCGCACAAGCGGTTCCGTTATGCCAACCTGACCGACGCGCCGACGCGCGTGATCTGGGTGTTCACCTGAGTCGTCGGCGGGGCGGGCGGTATCGCAGGTCGCCGCGCCATGCAGCATGTTTGCAGTACTGATTTAAATGCGGTGCGCGTTGCCCGGTGCGCCGCATGAATCCGGTTCGCCGCGCTGCGGCACCGCCATACAAGACATGGAAAGGATGAGACATGGCTGACGTCGTTCTTGCGCTGGTCGATGAAGTCCGCGCATTCCGGCAGGCGCACCCCGAGATCCGTTATGTCGACCTGATCTGCCTCGATCTGCCCGGGCACTTCTACGGCAAGCGCTATCCGATCGATGCGCTCGAGAAGGTCGCGTCGGGCTCGCTGCTGAAGCTGCCGCAGAACTGCGTGCTGCTCGGCACGCAGGGCGGCCTCTACAAGATCGGCGACTATTGCTTCAACGACGGCGATCCCGACGCACCGCGCCGCCTGATCCCCGGCACGCTGAAGCCCGTGCGCTGGGAGCGGCAGCCGCTCGCGCAGATGCTGATCAGCTCCGACGGCACGGATGCGCCGATCGAGTTCGAGCCGCGCGAGGTGCTCGCGCGCGTGCTGCGGCGGTTCGCGGCGCGCGGCATCCGGCCGGTCGTCGCGTTCGAGCTCGAGTTCTACCTGTTCGCCGCGCAGCTCGCGGAAGGGATGCCGCAGTATCCGCGCGACCGGTTGAGCGACGACCGCGACGATCAGCCGAACATGCATATCGAGCGCCTGTCGCGCTTCTCCGACGTGCTGCACGAGATGGTCGAGGCCGCGTGCGAGCAGGGCGTCGATGCGACGGTGATCACGGCCGAGCTCGGGCCCGGCCAGTTCGAGATCAATTTCGGCCACACCGACGACGCGCTACGCGCGGCCGACTGGTCGGCGCTTTTTTGCCGCAGCACGCGCGGCGTCGCGTTGCAGCACGCCTATCGCGCGAGCTTCATGGGCAAGCCTTACCTGCATGCGCCGGGCAGCGGGATGCACGTGCACGTGAGCCTGTACGACGACGCGGGGCGCAACCTGCTCGCGGCGGACGGGCAGCGGCCGCTGCGGCACGCGGTGGCCGGTTGTCTCGCGCTGCTGCCGCATTGCATGCCGGTGTTCGCGCCGAATCACAATGCGTTCCGGCGCTACGGATCGATGGTGAACGCGGCGAGCCGCGCAAGCTGGGGTTTCGAGGATCGCGATGCGTGCATCCGGATTCCCGAGTCGGATGCGCGCAACCTGCGGATCGAACACCGGCTCGCGAGCGCGGATGCGAATCCGTACCTGGTGCTCGCGGCGATTCTCTCCGGGATGGAGCACGGGCTCGATGCACGGATCGAACCGATCGCGCCGCTCAACGAGGATCGCGGCAGCGGAATCGATTTTCCGAAGGAGATGCTGTCGGCCGTCGCGGCGATGCAGGATCATCCGGCCGTGCGCGAAGGGCTCGGCAGCGAGTTCGTGATGGTGTATTGCGAGAACAAGCGGCAGGAGGAGCTGGATTTTCGTAACGAAATCAGCGCGCGGGAGTATCGGTGGTTTCTGTGATTACGGCAGTGCGCGCCAATAGCGCACTTCTTCGATCGGCGTGCCGTCGATCTCGAACGTCTTGATGTCGTCTTCGGCGATGAAACCCTCGCGTTCATAGAACGCTCTTGCACGACGGTTTTCGACGAGTACCCAGAGCGATACCCATGCATGGCCCGCGTCATGCAACGATCGGCATGCGTGGTCGACCAGCGCCGCGCCGATGCCTTGCCCGCAATGCGACGGATGCAGATAGATCGCTTCGATTTCTCCCCACGCGCGATCCTTGTCGGTGTCGCGCGTCGGACCATAGGCGATCCAGCCTGCTGCGTCGTTGCCCGTGAATGCGAGCGCGACGCGCGGGCGGCCGGCGTCGAGCGCGCAGCGCCAGAAGGTCGTGCGCTTTTCGACCGAGAGACCGGCGAGGAACGGGGCCGGCATGATGTCCGTGTAGGTCGCTTGCCACGACGCGACGTGGATGTCGGCGATCACTGCCGCGTCGGCGGACGTGGCGGCGCGGATGTCGATCGTCATCGTATTCGGTGCCATGTGTGGTCCGCCCGATCGGTTGTTGACTGTCGCGGCGCCG
It encodes:
- a CDS encoding MFS transporter, which translates into the protein METNLSPPTPARVDLSASTDTARLGTFGTVALMIAHCAGMVDLVALPVWVGTLIGAYRLDPQRAGLLATLFLAGAVLSSVFFSPRLNRLPARVMSTVGFGIAAGAFLGIAFVPVDRYLMMAALHAVAGVAVGCGLSFTHGTVGRSRNPHRLFAISGLALGVFAIAFLGAVPGLIATHGGPTLFRVFAGVMGVATLACALAFPSIQARRNAATGDERRFERVVWFGMAGVGCMALTQSMLFSFVQRIGLDRGFGLSAVIATLIALGFVNLFPAPVAGLLETRVPGRKVVQAGPVVQAVLALVITQSTAFAPYAAATSVFAAVMIFTHTFAFGMLARIDRTGRAVAATPAMLMTGAAIGPVLGGTLVKVSGYGSLGIAAVLIAAAAAICFSRLDRRPPSPGV
- a CDS encoding FAD-dependent oxidoreductase, with the translated sequence MAAPLQHVLVIGGGFSGMATAIQCAKLGLTVDLVEIDPGWRSYGAGISIGGPTLRALRTIGVLDAFFERGHGGDGVNLFTADGQPIGTLPTPRVAGEDVPGGGAIMRPVLADILAKATRAAGVRVQLGCTFSGIEPRGEQVDVVFTNGTHGTYDLVVGADGLYSKVRGIAFPDAPKPRYTGQGVWRAVVPRPAEIACATMWLGPRIKAGVNPVSRDEMYVFVTEDRPTNDYIDPGEWPRMLSELLASFDVPLIKSIRAQIGTESRVNYRPLESLLLPTPWFSGRVVLVGDAVHATTPHMAAGAGIGIEDAIVLAEELGRGVTVDAALHAFQARRWERCRMVVENSGRLGEIEIVGGDRDEHRRIMHETHMNLARPI
- a CDS encoding cyclase family protein, which translates into the protein MKPVRRFVDLSIYLENDVLSDPPPLAPRISYQKHGDTLPEFMAMLPGTKPEDYPDGEAAAAEWVTLTTHSGTHLDAPWHFHSTMDASLGEARPSITIDQVPLEWCFQPGVKLDFRHFPDGYVATAADVEAELTRIGHELQPLDIVVVNTRAGSRYGHDDYVNAGCGMGYEATMYLLERGVCLTGTDAWSWDAPFSHTAKKIAETGDTSLIWEGHKAGRDIGYCHLEKLHNLTALPATGFTISCFPHKIRGASAGWTRAVAIFDDTDVEAEA
- a CDS encoding fumarylacetoacetate hydrolase family protein; the encoded protein is MKFATLPDGGADGRLLLVSRDLRHAVEAAPIATTLLDVLERWDALAPGLQARYNALNAGSVPEARPFHPAACAAPLPRSPQWCDGSAFLNHGRLMEQAFNTPPIPEFDTVPVMYQGASDDFLGPASDVPLPEEADCIDFEGEFGVVVGHVPMGVSAAGALRCIRLIVQLNDWSLRAFGPREMKTGFGFLQAKPSTSFAPVAVTPDELGEHWRDGRVHLSLHVEWNDRWFGHPHGREMNFGFGELIAHAARTRRLSAGTIVGSGTVSNADRDAGSACLAERRVIEMIDEGGARTRFMRFGDRIRMTARDDAGNAPFGTIDQRVVRAPCANDGEARP
- a CDS encoding cupin domain-containing protein; this translates as MNFPVIRRVVTGHDADGRAVVASDGPLPTVVEIAAIPGTVFHEVWSTSSSPARVDNGADPTLDALMLPPPTHGTRMRFVDIPPDTPEFLAHGAVKMHDAFSQIGDAAASTVKAGSPHPLMHRTESIDYGVVIEGEMTLILDDAEVALAPGSVVIQRGTNHAWANRSGRPCRMLFVLIDGAYDPAIAAVLDTPAHGGAR